A single region of the Aeromicrobium chenweiae genome encodes:
- a CDS encoding nucleotidyltransferase domain-containing protein: MLVVLARSESAFGASQVARLTERGSRSGTTKVLDRLVEHGLVLAEPTNRGYMYRLNRDHLLMPAVFAALDVRRDLLTRLSSAVAALRPTPVHASVFGSFARGDGSQESDIDLLVLTDANLHLDDDSGWQAQVRQLEDHVYAWTGNRLELLSMDTDGLAKAIAAGERIVEELRSDAVTVHGHDIRTLISAARAGEGHG, from the coding sequence GTGCTGGTCGTGCTGGCCCGCAGCGAGTCAGCGTTCGGCGCGTCACAGGTCGCCAGGCTGACGGAACGAGGCTCCCGTTCCGGAACGACGAAGGTGCTGGACCGCCTCGTCGAGCACGGTCTCGTCCTGGCTGAGCCGACCAATCGCGGGTACATGTACCGGCTGAACCGCGATCATCTGCTGATGCCGGCAGTCTTTGCGGCCCTTGATGTCCGCCGCGATCTTCTCACTCGCCTCAGCAGTGCGGTGGCTGCCCTCCGTCCGACCCCCGTTCACGCATCGGTGTTCGGCTCCTTCGCACGAGGGGACGGCAGCCAGGAAAGCGACATCGACCTCCTCGTGCTCACGGACGCCAACCTTCACCTGGACGACGACTCGGGCTGGCAGGCGCAGGTGCGGCAGCTCGAGGACCACGTGTACGCCTGGACGGGCAACCGCCTGGAATTACTGAGCATGGACACCGACGGACTCGCCAAGGCGATCGCTGCGGGTGAACGCATCGTCGAGGAGCTGCGTTCGGATGCGGTGACCGTACACGGGCACGACATCAGGACGCTCATCTCGGCAGCACGCGCCGGCGAGGGGCACGGGTGA
- a CDS encoding cutinase family protein, with the protein MTRRLSQLAAATATALLLGGCLAGTAGGTRSTDRPLLVDDRCADLVVVAARGSTQDPDRNLGVGTEVRMTVHELARRLHRRSDTTVRVEPIRYDATKTSTLADYQEHVAEGARMMTSRLRGLVRRCPDSRFALVGFSQGAQVVHTAVADVPAALADRVALVAMIADPRHNPDDDIARYGYAAKPVTGNGRLGTGSPVDPDVRRATIALCVQGDEICNDEGTPGGPPSATHRTFYEKPSTAKATAKQLDRVLRRNGV; encoded by the coding sequence GTGACCCGGCGGCTGAGCCAGCTCGCCGCCGCCACTGCCACCGCCCTGCTGCTCGGTGGCTGCCTCGCGGGCACGGCCGGGGGCACCCGGTCCACCGACCGACCGCTGCTGGTCGACGACAGGTGCGCCGACCTGGTGGTCGTGGCGGCGCGGGGGTCGACCCAGGACCCCGATCGCAACCTGGGCGTCGGCACCGAGGTCAGGATGACGGTCCACGAGCTCGCACGGCGGCTGCACCGTCGCTCGGACACCACGGTGCGCGTCGAGCCGATCCGCTACGACGCGACGAAGACGTCCACCCTCGCCGACTACCAGGAGCACGTCGCCGAGGGTGCGCGGATGATGACCAGCCGGCTGCGCGGGCTGGTCCGCAGGTGCCCCGACAGCCGCTTCGCCCTGGTCGGCTTCAGCCAGGGCGCCCAGGTCGTGCACACGGCGGTCGCGGACGTGCCGGCCGCCCTGGCCGACCGGGTCGCGCTCGTCGCGATGATCGCCGACCCGCGCCACAACCCCGACGACGACATCGCGCGCTACGGCTACGCGGCGAAGCCGGTCACGGGCAACGGACGTCTGGGAACCGGCTCCCCCGTCGACCCGGACGTCCGCCGGGCCACCATCGCCCTGTGCGTCCAGGGCGACGAGATCTGCAACGACGAGGGAACCCCGGGCGGTCCCCCGTCGGCCACTCACCGGACCTTCTACGAGAAGCCCTCCACGGCCAAGGCGACCGCGAAGCAGCTCGACCGGGTCCTGCGCCGCAACGGCGTCTGA
- the rpoB gene encoding DNA-directed RNA polymerase subunit beta, whose amino-acid sequence MAASRNTASVQPRRISFAKISEPLEVPELLALQTDAFAWLIGDEKWRESVDAALAAGRTDISTKSGLEEIFEEISPIEDFSETMSLSFRDHRFEPPKYSVDDCKDRDVTYAAPLFVTAEFMNNETGEIKSQTVFMGDFPLMTDKGTFIINGTERVVVSQLVRSPGVYFERTPDKTSDKDIYTAKVIPSRGAWLEFEIDKRDMVGVRLDRKRKQSVTVLLKALGWTEAQILEEFGQYESIRLTLEKDNTTGQDDALLDIYRKLRPGEPPSREAAQTLLDNYYFNAKRYDTAKVGRYKINKKLGVEEAFDQQTLTIDDIVSTIKYIVALHAGETELATAAGTTIVEADDIDHFGNRRMRTVGELIQNQLRTGLARMERVVRERMTTQDVEAITPQTLINIRPVVAALKEFFGTSQLSQFMDQNNPLAGLTHKRRLSALGPGGLSRERAGYEVRDVHPSHYGRMCPIETPEGPNIGLIGSLASYGRINSFGFVETPYRKVIDGRATDDVEYLTATDEDRFIIAQANSPLTADGTFVDDMVLVRQKGGEAELRPAADVDYMDVSPRQMVSVATALIPFLEHDDANRALMGANMQRQAVPLIRNDAPLVGTGMEFRAAVDAGDVTVAKVAGVVNEVSADAIEIMQDDGSYFTYRLAKFRRSNQGTCTNQRPLVAHGQRVEVGTPLADGPCTDEGEMALGTNLLVAFMPWQGHNYEDAIILSQRVVQDDLLTSIHIEEHEVDARDTKLGPEEITRDIPNVSEEMLADLDERGIIRIGAEVGNGDVLVGKVTPKGETELTPEERLLRAIFGEKAREVRDTSLKVPHGESGTVIGVRVFDSAEGDELSPGVNQLVRVYVAQKRKISNGDKLAGRHGNKGVISKILPVEDMPFLEDGTAVDIVLNPLGVPGRMNVGQVLETHLGWVAKTGWDIADLKDEWAERLRAIGADRAPANSNVATPVFDGAREDEIQGLLASTLPNRDGERMVKRDGKAVLFDGRTGEQFPDPVSVGYMYLLKLHHLVDDKIHARSTGPYSMITQQPLGGKAQFGGQRFGEMEVWALEAYGAAYALQELLTIKSDDILGRVKVYEAIVKGENVPEPGIPESFKVLVKEMQSLCLNVEVLSSDGTAVEMRDAEEDLFRAAEELGIDLSRREPSSVEEV is encoded by the coding sequence TTGGCCGCCTCGCGCAACACTGCATCTGTTCAGCCCCGCCGTATCTCCTTCGCGAAAATCTCCGAACCTCTCGAGGTCCCTGAGCTCCTGGCTCTGCAGACCGACGCCTTCGCCTGGTTGATCGGCGACGAGAAGTGGCGCGAGTCGGTTGACGCCGCTCTCGCCGCCGGCAGGACTGATATTTCCACGAAGTCCGGCCTGGAGGAGATCTTTGAGGAGATCTCCCCGATCGAGGACTTCTCCGAGACGATGAGCCTGTCGTTCCGGGACCACCGCTTCGAGCCGCCGAAGTACTCGGTCGACGACTGCAAGGACCGCGACGTCACGTACGCCGCGCCGCTGTTCGTCACCGCCGAGTTCATGAACAACGAGACCGGCGAGATCAAGAGCCAGACCGTCTTCATGGGTGACTTCCCGCTCATGACGGACAAGGGCACCTTCATCATCAACGGCACCGAGCGTGTCGTCGTCTCGCAGCTCGTCCGCTCGCCGGGCGTCTACTTCGAGCGCACGCCCGACAAGACGTCCGACAAGGACATCTACACCGCGAAGGTCATCCCCTCGCGTGGCGCCTGGCTCGAGTTCGAGATCGACAAGCGCGACATGGTCGGCGTCCGTCTGGACCGCAAGCGCAAGCAGAGCGTCACCGTGCTGCTCAAGGCCCTCGGCTGGACCGAGGCGCAGATCCTCGAGGAGTTCGGTCAGTACGAGTCGATCCGCCTGACGCTGGAGAAGGACAACACCACCGGCCAGGACGACGCGCTGCTGGACATCTACCGCAAGCTGCGTCCGGGCGAACCGCCGAGCCGCGAGGCCGCGCAGACGTTGCTGGACAACTACTACTTCAACGCCAAGCGCTACGACACGGCCAAGGTCGGTCGCTACAAGATCAACAAGAAGCTCGGCGTCGAGGAAGCCTTCGACCAGCAGACGCTCACGATCGACGACATCGTCTCGACGATCAAGTACATCGTGGCCCTGCACGCCGGCGAGACCGAGCTGGCCACCGCGGCCGGCACGACCATCGTCGAGGCCGACGACATCGACCACTTCGGCAACCGTCGCATGCGCACGGTCGGCGAGCTGATCCAGAACCAGCTCCGCACGGGCCTGGCCCGCATGGAGCGTGTCGTCCGCGAGCGCATGACGACCCAGGACGTCGAGGCCATCACGCCGCAGACCCTGATCAACATCCGCCCGGTCGTCGCGGCGCTGAAGGAGTTCTTCGGAACCTCGCAGCTGTCGCAGTTCATGGACCAGAACAACCCGCTCGCGGGCCTGACGCACAAGCGTCGTCTGTCGGCCCTCGGACCGGGTGGTCTGTCGCGTGAGCGCGCCGGCTACGAGGTCCGCGACGTCCACCCGTCGCACTACGGCCGCATGTGCCCGATCGAGACCCCGGAAGGCCCGAACATCGGTCTGATCGGCTCGCTCGCGTCCTACGGTCGGATCAACTCGTTCGGCTTCGTCGAGACCCCGTACCGCAAGGTCATCGATGGCCGCGCGACGGACGACGTCGAGTACCTGACGGCGACCGACGAGGACCGCTTCATCATCGCCCAGGCGAACTCGCCCCTGACCGCCGACGGCACGTTCGTCGACGACATGGTGCTGGTCCGTCAGAAGGGTGGCGAGGCCGAGCTGCGTCCCGCCGCCGACGTGGACTACATGGACGTCTCGCCGCGCCAGATGGTGTCGGTCGCGACGGCGCTCATCCCGTTCCTCGAGCACGACGATGCCAACCGCGCGCTCATGGGCGCCAACATGCAGCGTCAGGCCGTCCCGCTGATCCGCAACGACGCCCCGCTCGTCGGCACCGGCATGGAGTTCCGTGCCGCCGTCGACGCCGGTGACGTCACGGTGGCCAAGGTCGCCGGTGTGGTCAACGAGGTGTCCGCGGACGCCATCGAGATCATGCAGGACGACGGCTCGTACTTCACGTACCGCCTGGCCAAGTTCCGCCGCTCGAACCAGGGCACCTGCACCAACCAGCGTCCGCTGGTGGCGCACGGTCAGCGCGTCGAGGTCGGCACGCCGCTGGCCGACGGTCCCTGCACCGACGAGGGCGAGATGGCGCTGGGCACCAACCTGCTCGTCGCCTTCATGCCCTGGCAGGGTCACAACTACGAGGACGCGATCATCCTCAGCCAGCGCGTCGTCCAGGACGACCTCCTCACCTCGATCCACATCGAGGAGCACGAGGTGGACGCCCGCGACACCAAGCTGGGTCCCGAGGAGATCACGCGGGACATCCCGAACGTCTCCGAGGAGATGCTCGCCGATCTCGACGAGCGCGGCATCATCCGCATCGGTGCCGAGGTCGGCAACGGTGACGTCCTCGTCGGCAAGGTCACGCCCAAGGGCGAGACCGAGCTGACCCCCGAGGAGCGCCTGCTCCGTGCGATCTTCGGTGAGAAGGCGCGCGAGGTGCGCGACACGTCGCTGAAGGTCCCCCACGGCGAGAGCGGCACCGTCATCGGCGTCCGGGTCTTCGACTCGGCCGAGGGTGACGAGCTGTCCCCGGGCGTCAACCAGCTGGTCCGCGTCTACGTGGCCCAGAAGCGCAAGATCTCCAACGGCGACAAGCTCGCCGGCCGCCACGGCAACAAGGGCGTCATCTCCAAGATCCTCCCGGTCGAGGACATGCCCTTCCTGGAGGACGGCACGGCGGTCGACATCGTGCTGAACCCGCTCGGCGTCCCCGGACGCATGAACGTGGGACAGGTGCTCGAGACGCACCTCGGCTGGGTCGCCAAGACCGGCTGGGACATCGCGGACCTCAAGGACGAGTGGGCCGAGCGCCTGCGCGCGATCGGTGCCGATCGGGCACCGGCCAACAGCAACGTCGCGACGCCCGTGTTCGACGGTGCCCGCGAGGACGAGATCCAGGGCCTGCTGGCCTCGACGCTCCCCAACCGGGACGGCGAGCGCATGGTCAAGCGCGACGGCAAGGCGGTGCTCTTCGACGGTCGTACCGGCGAGCAGTTCCCCGACCCGGTCTCGGTCGGCTACATGTACCTGCTGAAGCTGCACCACCTCGTCGACGACAAGATCCACGCACGTTCCACGGGTCCGTACTCGATGATCACGCAGCAGCCGTTGGGTGGTAAGGCGCAGTTCGGTGGACAGCGTTTCGGTGAGATGGAGGTGTGGGCCCTCGAGGCCTACGGAGCGGCGTACGCGCTGCAGGAGCTCCTCACCATCAAGTCCGACGACATCCTGGGTCGCGTCAAGGTCTACGAAGCCATCGTCAAGGGCGAGAACGTCCCGGAGCCGGGCATCCCGGAGTCCTTCAAGGTTCTCGTCAAGGAGATGCAGTCGCTGTGTCTCAACGTCGAGGTCCTGTCGAGCGACGGAACCGCTGTCGAGATGCGTGACGCGGAAGAGGATCTCTTCCGCGCCGCCGAAGAGCTCGGCATCGATCTGTCCCGGCGCGAGCCCTCCTCGGTCGAGGAGGTCTGA
- a CDS encoding acyltransferase family protein codes for MSALDPLPVATAPPKERVAYLDNARYWVMLLVVIGHSLTEYVVMDSAKGVYTWIYLFHMPFFILISGYTARHYIGDFRQIRRIVSTLIVPYLLVETSLQLLTRHYDGEPKTLMILSPQWLGWFLAALFLWRITTPIWRALKYPITTSIVISLLAGLIEIPNVLALPKVLALLPFWVIGLHMNRELFMKLGDWRIRAASVVALVVAFIFCQLYSADWTTQWLLWKDRYDEAPLDATAWEGMTTRGELLLVGAVLTFATLSLIPRSRSITTVLGGRTFYCYLLHGYIIILLDRELDLWQRFEEYGAWAVIGFMVAAVVVANLLMTKPVATVFRPLFEPRLTWLFREAEPPSVRVPVDALPAVDGSSPTTGGRERASGGSSSQTSVPAS; via the coding sequence ATGAGTGCCCTTGACCCGCTGCCCGTGGCCACCGCTCCACCGAAGGAGCGCGTGGCGTACCTCGACAACGCCCGGTACTGGGTGATGCTGCTGGTCGTCATCGGCCACTCCCTCACCGAGTACGTCGTGATGGACTCCGCGAAGGGCGTCTACACGTGGATCTACCTGTTCCACATGCCGTTCTTCATCCTCATCTCGGGCTACACGGCCCGGCACTACATCGGGGACTTCCGCCAGATCCGGCGCATCGTCAGCACGCTCATCGTCCCGTACCTGCTGGTCGAGACGAGCCTGCAGCTCCTCACCAGGCACTACGACGGCGAGCCCAAGACGTTGATGATCCTGTCGCCGCAGTGGCTCGGCTGGTTCCTCGCGGCCCTGTTCCTGTGGCGCATCACGACGCCGATCTGGCGTGCGCTGAAGTACCCGATCACCACGTCGATCGTCATCTCGCTGCTCGCCGGGCTGATCGAGATCCCCAACGTCCTGGCGCTTCCGAAGGTGCTGGCCCTGCTGCCGTTCTGGGTCATCGGGCTGCACATGAACCGTGAGCTCTTCATGAAGCTGGGCGACTGGCGGATCCGGGCCGCCTCGGTGGTCGCGCTCGTGGTCGCCTTCATCTTCTGCCAGCTGTACTCGGCGGACTGGACGACCCAGTGGCTGCTCTGGAAGGACCGCTACGACGAGGCGCCCCTGGACGCCACAGCGTGGGAGGGCATGACCACCCGTGGCGAGCTGCTGCTCGTGGGCGCGGTGCTGACCTTCGCGACGCTCTCGCTGATCCCCCGCTCCCGTTCGATCACGACCGTCCTGGGCGGGCGTACGTTCTACTGCTACCTGCTGCACGGCTACATCATCATCCTGCTCGACCGCGAGCTGGACCTGTGGCAGAGGTTCGAGGAGTACGGGGCGTGGGCGGTGATCGGCTTCATGGTCGCAGCCGTCGTCGTGGCGAACCTGCTCATGACCAAGCCGGTCGCCACCGTCTTCCGCCCCCTGTTCGAGCCCCGGCTGACCTGGCTGTTCCGCGAGGCCGAGCCACCCTCGGTGCGGGTGCCGGTCGACGCACTCCCGGCCGTCGACGGCTCCTCGCCGACAACCGGCGGCCGGGAGCGCGCCAGCGGCGGCTCCTCGTCCCAGACCTCGGTCCCCGCCTCGTGA
- a CDS encoding DNA-directed RNA polymerase subunit beta', with protein sequence MLDVNFFDQIRIGLATADDIRGWSFGEVKKPETINYRTLKPERDGLFCEKIFGPTRDWECYCGKYKRVRFKGIICERCGVEVTRSKVRRERMGHIELAAPVTHIWYFKGVPSRLGYLLDLAPKDLEKVIYFAAYMITKVDEDARHQDLSSLEAKIDLERKQLESRRDNEVNERMQKLEEDLAALEAEGAKADAKRKVKDSAEREAKQRRDRAQREIDRLDEVWSRFKNLKVQDLEGDEMLYREMTYRFGKYFEGYMGAMAIQKRLQDFDLEAEAELLREIIATGKGQKKTRALKRLKVVSAFLGSNNAPAGMVLDAVPVIPPELRPMVQLDGGRFATSDLNDLYRRVINRNNRLKRLLDLGAPEIIVNNEKRMLQEAVDSLFDNGRRGRPVTGPGNRPLKSISDMLKGKQGRFRQNLLGKRVDYSGRSVIVVGPQLKLHQCGLPKQMALELFKPFVMKRLVDLNHAQNIKSAKRMVERARPVVWDVLEEVITEHPVLLNRAPTLHRLGIQAFEPQLIEGKAIQIHPLVCSAFNADFDGDQMAVHLPLSAEAQAEARVLMLSTNNILKPSDGRPVTMPTQDMIIGLYFLTLERSGHIGEGRAFSTVPEALMAFERHEISLQSHIKIRIEGQILDTTLGRAIFNEALPDDYPFVNHQVGKKELGVIVNDLAERYSKVDVANALDNLKDTGFHWGTRSGVTVSIEDVVTPPRKQEILGGYETQAAKVQTQFDRGLITEDERRQELIEIWTQATADVTEEMLKGFTEDNPIWMMVDSGARGNMMQVRQIAGMRGLVANPKGEIIPRPIKANFREGLSVVEYFIATHGARKGLADTALRTADSGYLTRRLVDVSQDVIIREEDCGTERGLKQVIATKLDDGRLVAAENVETAAYSRTAATDITDADGKVLVAAGGELGDVEIAQLIAAGVEEIKVRTVLTCEAKAGTCAKCYGRSLATGKLVDIGEAVGTIAAQSIGEPGTQLTMRTFHTGGVAGDDITHGLPRVVELFEARQPKGKAPITESAGRVVIDDSDKTRKLVVTPDDGSDVLEYPVTKRARLLVQDGDHVEVGQMLTHGTPDPQEVLRILGVRRAQEHLVDQVQEVYRSQGVAIHDKHIEIIVRQMLRRVTVIEQGDAQLIPGDLVDRAHFEEENRRVVAEGGTPASGRPVLMGITKASLAVESWLSAASFQETTRVLTDAAIHGKSDSLRGLKENIIIGKLIPAGTGLDRYRNIRVEPTEEARQAAYAVTGYGDYDYGFGSADGDAVKLDDFDFTSYDS encoded by the coding sequence GTGCTTGACGTGAACTTCTTCGATCAAATCCGGATCGGTCTCGCGACCGCCGACGACATCCGCGGATGGTCGTTCGGCGAGGTCAAGAAGCCCGAGACGATCAACTACCGCACGCTCAAGCCCGAGCGTGACGGACTCTTCTGCGAGAAGATCTTCGGTCCCACCCGGGACTGGGAGTGCTACTGCGGCAAGTACAAGCGCGTGCGCTTCAAGGGCATCATCTGCGAGCGCTGCGGCGTCGAGGTCACGCGGTCCAAGGTGCGCCGTGAGCGCATGGGCCACATCGAGCTCGCCGCCCCGGTCACGCACATCTGGTACTTCAAGGGTGTGCCCAGCCGGCTCGGCTACCTGCTCGACCTCGCCCCGAAGGACCTCGAGAAGGTCATCTACTTCGCGGCGTACATGATCACGAAGGTCGACGAGGACGCACGTCACCAGGACCTGTCGAGCCTCGAGGCCAAGATCGACCTCGAGCGCAAGCAGCTCGAGAGCCGTCGTGACAACGAGGTCAACGAGCGCATGCAGAAGCTCGAGGAGGACCTCGCGGCCCTGGAGGCCGAGGGTGCCAAGGCCGACGCCAAGCGCAAGGTCAAGGACTCGGCCGAGCGCGAGGCCAAGCAGCGTCGTGACCGCGCCCAGCGCGAGATCGACCGCCTCGACGAGGTGTGGAGCCGCTTCAAGAACCTCAAGGTCCAGGACCTCGAGGGCGACGAGATGCTCTACCGCGAGATGACGTACCGCTTCGGCAAGTACTTCGAGGGCTACATGGGCGCCATGGCGATCCAGAAGCGCCTGCAGGACTTCGACCTCGAGGCCGAGGCCGAGCTGCTGCGCGAGATCATCGCCACCGGCAAGGGACAGAAGAAGACCCGCGCCCTCAAGCGCCTCAAGGTCGTCTCCGCGTTCCTCGGCAGCAACAACGCGCCGGCCGGCATGGTCCTCGACGCCGTCCCGGTGATCCCGCCGGAGCTGCGTCCGATGGTCCAGCTCGACGGTGGACGTTTCGCGACCAGCGACCTGAACGACCTCTACCGCCGCGTGATCAACCGGAACAACCGGCTCAAGCGTCTGCTCGACCTGGGCGCTCCGGAGATCATCGTCAACAACGAGAAGCGCATGCTGCAGGAGGCCGTCGACTCGCTGTTCGACAACGGCCGTCGCGGCCGTCCGGTCACCGGACCGGGCAACCGTCCGCTGAAGTCGATCTCCGACATGCTCAAGGGCAAGCAGGGTCGCTTCCGTCAGAACCTGCTCGGCAAGCGCGTCGACTACTCGGGCCGTTCGGTCATCGTCGTCGGCCCGCAGCTCAAGCTGCACCAGTGTGGTCTGCCCAAGCAGATGGCGCTCGAGCTGTTCAAGCCGTTCGTGATGAAGCGTCTGGTCGACCTGAACCACGCGCAGAACATCAAGAGTGCCAAGCGCATGGTCGAGCGGGCTCGCCCGGTCGTGTGGGACGTCCTCGAAGAGGTCATCACCGAGCACCCCGTGCTGCTCAACCGCGCGCCGACGCTGCACCGCCTGGGCATCCAGGCCTTCGAGCCGCAGCTCATCGAGGGCAAGGCCATCCAGATCCACCCGCTCGTCTGCTCGGCGTTCAACGCCGACTTCGATGGTGACCAGATGGCCGTGCACCTGCCGCTGAGCGCCGAGGCCCAGGCCGAGGCACGCGTCCTGATGCTGTCGACCAACAACATCCTGAAGCCGTCCGACGGCCGGCCCGTGACCATGCCCACCCAGGACATGATCATCGGCCTGTACTTCCTGACGCTGGAGCGTTCGGGTCACATCGGCGAGGGTCGCGCGTTCAGCACGGTCCCCGAGGCACTCATGGCGTTCGAGCGTCACGAGATCTCGCTGCAGAGCCACATCAAGATCCGCATCGAGGGCCAGATCCTCGACACGACCCTGGGTCGTGCGATCTTCAACGAGGCGCTGCCGGACGACTACCCCTTCGTCAACCACCAGGTGGGCAAGAAGGAGCTGGGTGTGATCGTCAACGATCTCGCCGAGCGCTACTCCAAGGTCGACGTCGCCAACGCGCTGGACAACCTCAAGGACACCGGCTTCCACTGGGGCACCCGCTCCGGCGTGACCGTGTCGATCGAGGACGTCGTCACGCCTCCGCGCAAGCAGGAGATCCTGGGCGGCTACGAGACGCAGGCGGCCAAGGTCCAGACGCAGTTCGACCGCGGTCTCATCACCGAGGACGAGCGTCGTCAGGAGCTCATCGAGATCTGGACGCAGGCCACGGCCGACGTCACCGAGGAGATGCTCAAGGGCTTCACCGAGGACAACCCGATCTGGATGATGGTCGACTCCGGTGCTCGCGGAAACATGATGCAGGTCCGTCAGATCGCCGGCATGCGTGGTCTGGTGGCCAACCCGAAGGGCGAGATCATCCCTCGCCCGATCAAGGCCAACTTCCGTGAGGGCCTGTCGGTCGTCGAGTACTTCATCGCGACCCACGGCGCCCGCAAGGGACTCGCGGACACCGCTCTGCGTACGGCCGACTCGGGCTACCTGACGCGTCGACTCGTCGACGTCAGCCAGGACGTCATCATCCGCGAGGAGGACTGCGGCACCGAGCGCGGTCTGAAGCAGGTCATCGCGACCAAGCTTGACGACGGCCGTCTGGTCGCCGCCGAGAACGTCGAGACGGCTGCCTACTCGCGCACCGCGGCCACCGACATCACCGATGCCGACGGCAAGGTCCTCGTGGCCGCCGGCGGCGAGCTCGGTGACGTCGAGATCGCGCAGCTCATCGCTGCGGGGGTCGAGGAGATCAAGGTCCGTACGGTCCTGACGTGCGAGGCGAAGGCCGGCACGTGTGCCAAGTGCTACGGTCGCTCGCTCGCGACCGGCAAGCTCGTCGACATCGGCGAGGCCGTCGGAACCATCGCGGCCCAGTCGATCGGTGAGCCCGGCACGCAGCTGACCATGCGTACCTTCCACACCGGTGGTGTGGCCGGTGACGACATCACGCACGGTCTGCCCCGCGTCGTCGAGCTCTTCGAGGCTCGCCAGCCCAAGGGCAAGGCTCCCATCACGGAGTCGGCCGGCCGCGTCGTCATCGACGACTCGGACAAGACCCGCAAGCTCGTCGTGACGCCGGATGACGGCTCGGACGTGCTCGAGTACCCCGTCACCAAGCGTGCGCGCCTCCTGGTCCAGGACGGCGATCACGTCGAGGTCGGACAGATGCTGACGCACGGCACGCCCGATCCGCAGGAAGTCCTGCGCATCCTGGGTGTCCGTCGTGCCCAGGAGCACCTGGTCGACCAGGTGCAGGAGGTCTACCGGTCGCAGGGCGTGGCGATCCACGACAAGCACATCGAGATCATCGTTCGCCAGATGCTGCGTCGGGTCACGGTCATCGAGCAGGGCGACGCCCAGCTCATCCCCGGTGACCTGGTCGATCGTGCGCACTTCGAGGAGGAGAACCGTCGGGTCGTCGCCGAGGGTGGCACCCCCGCCTCGGGTCGTCCGGTCCTGATGGGCATCACGAAGGCCTCGCTGGCCGTCGAGTCGTGGCTGTCGGCCGCCTCCTTCCAGGAGACGACGCGCGTCCTCACCGACGCCGCCATCCACGGCAAGTCGGACTCGCTGCGTGGCCTGAAGGAGAACATCATCATCGGCAAGCTCATCCCGGCGGGTACCGGTCTCGACCGTTACCGCAACATCCGGGTCGAGCCCACCGAGGAGGCCCGTCAGGCCGCCTACGCCGTCACCGGCTACGGCGACTACGACTACGGCTTCGGGTCGGCTGACGGCGACGCGGTGAAGCTGGACGACTTCGACTTCACGTCGTACGACTCCTGA
- a CDS encoding NUDIX hydrolase, producing MPEPSRTQRLGAYAVVLHEGRILLTRISSVGYPAGSWTLPGGGVDHGESPHDAVVRELHEETGLVALSSRLVDVHDTHVVALGRGDQYEDYHGVHLLYAVEVDTTIEPHVVEVGGTTDVAAWIPIDQVGSAVGPVLPMVVHALEHAAQFARGV from the coding sequence GTGCCCGAACCGTCACGTACGCAGCGCCTGGGGGCGTACGCCGTCGTGCTGCACGAGGGCCGCATCCTGCTGACGCGGATCTCGTCCGTCGGCTACCCGGCCGGCTCGTGGACGCTGCCCGGCGGAGGGGTCGACCACGGCGAGTCGCCGCACGACGCCGTGGTGCGGGAGCTCCACGAGGAGACCGGGCTGGTGGCCCTGTCGTCGCGGCTCGTGGACGTCCACGACACGCACGTGGTGGCCCTTGGGCGGGGCGACCAGTACGAGGACTACCACGGCGTCCACCTGCTCTACGCGGTCGAGGTGGACACGACGATCGAGCCGCACGTCGTGGAGGTCGGCGGCACGACCGACGTCGCGGCCTGGATCCCGATCGATCAGGTGGGCTCAGCCGTGGGCCCGGTGCTGCCTATGGTCGTGCACGCGCTGGAGCACGCGGCTCAGTTCGCGCGCGGCGTGTAG